A single window of Rubripirellula lacrimiformis DNA harbors:
- a CDS encoding aminotransferase class III-fold pyridoxal phosphate-dependent enzyme yields MNEHDDPDPMPNFDSEFVEFDDDGSVKPIPHRSVEPAAADDSQQPWRDESPDGEQDDDDEEEQDDDEGDDEEEDEDDSVDADDELPAPASEIPVDSASQSDSANHDSPPLDTAAAYIEPVAPVPPPVRPAYTGDPEGLCRADSEGLLIIDAMAGRTSVFGFGFAPIATAMQLASSVYQGDVFAERYPSPGSVSAQRAGDPQRSDLADALSAIMTTGIQATSTWLLPSADHAIEQAIAIARFRTAGERYRTIAIVGSDHGRTGLCRTASGIPELHDQFGPMMAGFAHAPGGNLAAIESMIDEHTGSVLISPINFAAAASSYEPEFWQGLRKLCDDKDLLLIVDETALVFGAAGTPLTLSSIAEIEADVAVLAAGLFGGLPGGIVIANDRAHPVAVTDTDRYRMIGDVATQTLESIRQSGVIDRIADEARDFAVELAESVSQFEFLRDIHATGMTIGIETDLPSDELVPMGQRHGLRVEAAGDQAIRLQPPLVLADSDRQRLLQSIADMMLDLERSTVAMTS; encoded by the coding sequence ATGAACGAACACGACGATCCCGACCCGATGCCGAATTTTGATTCCGAATTCGTCGAGTTCGACGACGATGGTTCCGTCAAACCGATTCCGCACCGGTCCGTGGAACCGGCAGCCGCCGACGATTCGCAGCAACCATGGCGGGACGAATCGCCGGACGGTGAACAGGATGATGACGACGAAGAAGAACAGGATGATGACGAGGGTGACGACGAAGAAGAGGACGAGGACGACAGTGTCGACGCCGACGATGAGTTGCCGGCACCAGCATCCGAGATCCCTGTCGATTCGGCCTCACAGTCGGACTCGGCCAATCACGACTCGCCACCGCTAGACACCGCTGCCGCCTACATCGAACCGGTCGCACCGGTACCGCCACCGGTTCGCCCCGCATACACCGGCGATCCCGAGGGACTGTGCCGCGCCGACAGCGAAGGGCTGTTGATCATCGACGCGATGGCCGGTCGCACATCGGTTTTCGGCTTCGGATTTGCTCCGATCGCGACCGCCATGCAGTTGGCCAGCAGCGTCTATCAGGGCGATGTCTTTGCCGAACGTTACCCCAGCCCTGGATCCGTTTCGGCCCAACGGGCTGGCGATCCCCAGCGATCGGATTTGGCAGACGCGTTGTCCGCCATCATGACAACGGGCATCCAAGCGACATCGACTTGGTTGCTGCCGTCGGCGGACCATGCGATCGAACAGGCCATCGCCATCGCCCGCTTTCGCACAGCGGGAGAAAGGTATCGAACCATCGCCATCGTCGGCAGTGACCATGGTCGCACCGGCCTGTGCCGAACCGCCAGCGGCATCCCCGAACTGCACGACCAGTTCGGCCCGATGATGGCCGGATTCGCACACGCACCGGGTGGAAACCTAGCCGCGATCGAATCGATGATTGACGAACACACCGGATCGGTGCTGATATCGCCCATCAACTTTGCCGCGGCCGCATCGTCTTACGAACCGGAATTCTGGCAGGGGTTGCGCAAACTTTGCGACGACAAAGACCTGTTGCTGATCGTGGATGAAACGGCGTTGGTTTTCGGCGCCGCTGGTACGCCACTGACACTTTCATCGATCGCCGAAATCGAGGCGGATGTGGCGGTCCTGGCGGCCGGACTCTTCGGAGGACTGCCCGGCGGGATCGTCATCGCCAACGATCGGGCGCATCCGGTCGCGGTGACAGACACCGATCGCTATCGGATGATCGGTGATGTCGCGACGCAGACCTTGGAATCGATCCGACAGTCCGGTGTGATCGATCGAATCGCCGACGAAGCCCGCGACTTTGCCGTCGAATTGGCCGAATCGGTTTCGCAGTTCGAATTCCTCCGCGATATCCATGCCACGGGAATGACCATCGGAATCGAGACCGATTTGCCATCGGACGAACTGGTTCCGATGGGACAACGACACGGTTTGCGAGTCGAAGCGGCGGGAGACCAAGCGATTCGGCTGCAACCACCGCTGGTGCTGGCGGACAGCGATCGGCAACGTTTGTTGCAATCGATTGCCGATATGATGTTGGACTTGGAACGATCGACTGTTGCGATGACCAGCTAA